The following proteins are co-located in the Dietzia timorensis genome:
- a CDS encoding acyl-CoA dehydrogenase family protein, translating into MTTKATTAADIANPIVDTDEQAQLRELARDVGRKYGFEYVANASKTGAKTTELWNEIAELGLVGLNLPTEYGGGGAGLTELCIAQEELSAAGAGVLMLVVSPAINGSIIAQYGTEEQKQRYLPGIASGEKIAAFAITEPDAGSNSHAITTTATSDGDGYIIRGQKTYISGVDQADWVLVVARLSDARTGNLQPALFMVPTDTPGLQATEIEMEVRLPEQQFQLFFDDMRVPADALIGDGDTALTMLFAGLNPERVIASAMALGNARYAIGKAVDYAKERQVWGKPIGAHQGLAHPLAQCQIELELARLMMRKAAALVDAGRDAEAGEAANMAKYASGEISAKAVDQAIQTLGGNGLSTEYGLAGMLAASRLPRVAPVSREMILNFVAQHSLGLPRSY; encoded by the coding sequence ATGACCACCAAGGCAACTACCGCCGCCGATATCGCCAACCCGATTGTCGACACCGACGAGCAGGCGCAGCTGCGCGAGCTCGCCCGCGACGTGGGCCGCAAATACGGATTCGAGTACGTCGCGAACGCGTCGAAAACGGGCGCAAAAACCACGGAACTGTGGAACGAGATCGCGGAGCTCGGGCTCGTCGGGCTCAATCTGCCGACCGAATACGGCGGCGGGGGAGCGGGACTCACCGAGTTGTGCATCGCGCAGGAGGAGCTGTCCGCGGCGGGCGCCGGCGTGCTCATGCTCGTCGTCTCGCCGGCAATCAACGGCTCGATCATCGCGCAATACGGCACCGAGGAACAGAAGCAACGGTACCTACCGGGCATCGCCTCGGGAGAGAAGATCGCCGCGTTCGCGATCACCGAGCCCGACGCCGGTTCGAATTCCCACGCCATCACCACGACGGCCACCTCGGACGGGGACGGCTACATCATCCGCGGACAGAAGACCTATATTTCGGGCGTGGACCAGGCGGATTGGGTGCTCGTCGTCGCGCGCCTGTCGGACGCGAGGACCGGGAACCTGCAGCCCGCGCTGTTCATGGTGCCCACCGACACCCCTGGCCTGCAGGCGACGGAAATCGAGATGGAGGTGCGCCTGCCCGAGCAGCAGTTTCAGCTGTTCTTCGACGACATGCGAGTGCCCGCCGACGCGCTCATCGGCGACGGCGACACCGCGCTCACGATGCTCTTCGCGGGGCTCAATCCGGAGCGGGTCATCGCGTCGGCGATGGCGCTCGGCAATGCGCGCTACGCGATCGGCAAGGCCGTCGACTACGCGAAGGAACGGCAGGTGTGGGGCAAGCCAATCGGCGCGCACCAGGGGCTCGCGCACCCCCTCGCGCAGTGCCAGATCGAGCTCGAGCTCGCGCGGCTGATGATGCGCAAGGCCGCCGCGCTAGTCGACGCAGGCCGCGACGCCGAGGCGGGCGAGGCCGCGAACATGGCGAAGTACGCCTCCGGTGAGATCTCGGCGAAGGCCGTCGACCAGGCAATCCAGACGCTCGGCGGAAACGGTCTGAGCACCGAGTACGGTCTCGCCGGGATGCTCGCGGCCTCGCGCCTGCCCCGGGTGGCTCCGGTAAGTCGGGAAATGATCCTCAACTTCGTCGCCCAACACAGCCTCGGCCTGCCGCGCAGCTACTGA
- a CDS encoding acyl-CoA dehydrogenase family protein, with protein sequence MSTTDYWTSDHVRDLAEMVTGFAQREILPNQDAWERDGRLPRELHRKAGTLGLLGASFPHDVGGEGGDMRDSVVICEALHTAGVSGGVFASLFTCGIALPHMAQAGSPAHIERWVRPTLAGDKIGSLAITEPGGGSDVGHLRTRAVRDGDHFVIDGAKTFITSAPRADFLVVAARTGGEELRGAAGLSLVVVERDTPGLHVSEPLAKMGWRASDTGEISFDGCRVPAENLIGEANSGFAHIAGAFVTERIALAAQGYSHAQRCLDITLDWARTRETFGAALITRPQIQDSLAEMHRRIEVARTYTRHVADLYVSGHDAIAEVCHAKNTAVECAEWVANKALQLHGGLGFMEDTEVNRQYRDVRLLGIGGGTTEILTTLAARRLGFDR encoded by the coding sequence ATGAGCACCACCGACTACTGGACCTCTGACCACGTCCGCGACCTCGCCGAGATGGTCACCGGATTCGCGCAGCGCGAGATCCTCCCGAACCAGGACGCATGGGAGCGCGACGGCCGGCTGCCACGGGAACTTCACCGCAAGGCCGGCACCCTCGGGCTGCTCGGCGCGAGCTTCCCGCACGACGTGGGCGGCGAGGGCGGGGATATGCGCGACTCCGTCGTCATCTGCGAGGCGTTGCATACCGCCGGGGTCTCCGGCGGGGTGTTCGCGTCCCTGTTCACGTGCGGCATCGCGCTGCCGCACATGGCGCAGGCGGGCTCGCCTGCACATATCGAGCGCTGGGTCCGGCCCACGCTGGCGGGGGACAAGATCGGGTCGCTGGCCATCACCGAACCCGGTGGCGGATCTGACGTCGGACACCTGCGCACTCGGGCCGTCCGCGATGGTGACCACTTCGTCATCGACGGCGCGAAGACGTTCATCACGTCGGCGCCCCGCGCGGACTTCCTCGTCGTCGCGGCACGCACCGGAGGCGAGGAATTGCGCGGCGCGGCCGGACTCAGCCTCGTCGTAGTCGAGCGCGATACCCCGGGACTACACGTGTCCGAACCGCTGGCGAAGATGGGGTGGCGCGCCTCGGATACAGGCGAAATCTCCTTCGACGGATGTAGAGTCCCCGCCGAGAATCTCATCGGCGAGGCCAATTCCGGCTTCGCCCACATCGCCGGCGCCTTCGTCACCGAACGCATCGCGCTCGCCGCGCAGGGGTACTCGCACGCCCAGCGTTGCCTCGACATCACGCTCGACTGGGCGCGCACGCGAGAGACGTTCGGTGCCGCGCTCATCACCCGCCCCCAGATCCAGGACAGTCTCGCCGAGATGCACCGCCGGATCGAGGTCGCGCGGACCTACACCCGGCACGTCGCCGATCTCTATGTCTCCGGACACGACGCCATCGCCGAGGTGTGCCACGCGAAAAATACCGCCGTGGAATGCGCCGAATGGGTCGCGAACAAGGCGCTTCAATTGCACGGAGGCCTCGGTTTCATGGAAGACACCGAGGTCAACCGCCAGTACCGCGATGTTCGCCTGCTCGGTATCGGCGGAGGCACTACCGAAATCCTCACCACGCTCGCAGCCCGCAGATTGGGGTTTGACCGATGA
- a CDS encoding enoyl-CoA hydratase family protein translates to MADSDSDVRGGVGEGETRFADAVRYRREGITAHITLDTPANRNALSTPLVTGLREAFAAAAADPGARVVLLGHTGGTFCAGADLSEASASPEDPGEAVAERTRVFLDLLRVILTSDEPVIAVVDGHARAGGVGLVAACDFAVATSRATFGVTEVRLGLAPAMISLPLRHRMAPRDLLRHMLTGEKFGPGEALASGLLSHVADGDSDERAESEPSDGIGALTAGIVGSLRKSSPAGVSATKKLAVAPLLAELDAEGAHVAQVSAEMFLGADAAEGMTAFLERRDPSWAVE, encoded by the coding sequence ATGGCAGATAGCGACTCCGACGTCAGAGGCGGGGTGGGCGAGGGCGAGACGAGATTCGCCGACGCGGTGCGCTACCGGCGCGAGGGCATCACGGCACACATCACGCTCGATACGCCGGCCAACCGCAACGCGCTGTCGACGCCCCTCGTGACCGGGCTCCGCGAGGCTTTCGCGGCCGCAGCGGCCGACCCCGGCGCGCGCGTGGTGCTGCTCGGCCACACCGGCGGCACGTTCTGCGCGGGCGCGGATCTGTCCGAGGCGAGCGCGTCCCCCGAGGACCCGGGAGAGGCGGTCGCCGAGCGGACCCGCGTCTTCCTCGATCTGTTGCGGGTAATCCTGACGTCGGACGAGCCCGTTATCGCGGTCGTCGATGGCCACGCCCGTGCCGGCGGGGTGGGTCTCGTGGCGGCCTGCGACTTCGCGGTCGCCACGTCCCGCGCGACCTTCGGAGTCACCGAGGTCCGCCTCGGCCTCGCCCCGGCGATGATCTCGCTGCCACTGCGCCACCGGATGGCACCGCGGGACCTACTGCGCCACATGCTCACCGGAGAGAAGTTCGGCCCGGGCGAGGCTCTCGCATCCGGATTGCTGTCGCACGTCGCCGACGGGGATTCGGACGAACGCGCCGAGTCCGAGCCGTCCGACGGCATCGGTGCGCTCACCGCGGGCATAGTAGGGTCCTTGCGGAAGAGTTCGCCGGCGGGAGTGTCGGCGACGAAGAAGCTGGCGGTCGCCCCGCTGCTCGCCGAACTGGACGCCGAGGGGGCGCACGTGGCGCAGGTGTCGGCCGAGATGTTTCTCGGCGCCGACGCCGCGGAGGGGATGACCGCCTTCCTCGAAAGGCGGGATCCATCGTGGGCGGTCGAATAG
- a CDS encoding acetyl/propionyl/methylcrotonyl-CoA carboxylase subunit alpha, with the protein MISTTTNNTHAHDFERVLIANRGEIARRIITTAREMGLGTVAVFTAADAASPHATEADLAVELTGDTLADTYLSAEALIDAARASGADAVHPGYGFLSENADFARAVIGAGLTWIGPDPDAIIAMGSKISAKELMGEAGVPLLTDLDPATVTDAEFPVLIKASAGGGGRGMRVARTRSELDAQVAEAKREAKSAFGDDAVFCERYLETGHHVEVQIMADRNGTVWAVGERECSIQRRHQKIIEESPSPLVERLPHVRDALFEAARAAASAIGYIGAGTVEFLATDDGEFFFLEVNTRLQVEHPVTEATSGLDLVRLQFEIAAGAPLPADEPPRSAGHAIEARLYAEVPAADYRPAAGTLHALELPGRAHRFRSPHGERAYVRIDSAAGEGPLEVGTDYDPMIAKIITFAPTRADAVRALAAQIRGARIHGIDTNRDQLVRILDHPDFAEGTASTAFLGEAGEEVLAPVVAGEELGRCAVAAALAIEAGESRATSAVIAAHPSLRGFRNVGAAERATELVPATGAEAPAVRAVLTARRAGAEPEFARTVAARSTHDAGGPARPWSIALASGQATAGEDELVAGALAAVLGTVEAPAGAGGTEAEILVRSAGLDGRYVVTVRGGQIDVDGPSGATRFALTPRHPDPNAAASAGSLLAPMPGSIIGVDVAEGDAVTAGQQLLRLEAMKMEHTVTAPEDGIVSELPVSVGDKVDAGQTLVVIDAGGDQDSDADSDRGRSAAGESDH; encoded by the coding sequence ATGATTTCGACGACCACCAACAACACGCACGCGCATGATTTCGAGCGTGTCCTCATCGCCAATCGCGGCGAGATCGCCCGCCGCATCATCACCACCGCCCGCGAGATGGGTCTGGGCACGGTGGCTGTATTCACCGCCGCCGACGCCGCCTCCCCACACGCCACCGAGGCCGACCTCGCGGTTGAGCTCACCGGCGACACGCTCGCCGACACCTACCTCTCGGCCGAGGCGCTCATCGACGCCGCCCGCGCGTCGGGAGCGGACGCGGTCCACCCGGGCTACGGCTTCTTGTCCGAGAACGCCGACTTCGCCCGGGCCGTCATCGGCGCAGGTCTCACGTGGATCGGGCCGGACCCGGACGCGATCATCGCGATGGGCTCGAAAATCTCGGCGAAGGAACTCATGGGAGAGGCCGGGGTGCCGCTGCTCACCGACCTCGACCCGGCTACCGTCACCGACGCGGAATTCCCCGTCCTCATCAAGGCCTCCGCCGGCGGAGGCGGGCGCGGAATGCGCGTGGCCCGCACACGCTCCGAGCTCGACGCCCAGGTAGCCGAAGCCAAACGTGAGGCGAAGAGCGCTTTCGGCGACGACGCCGTGTTCTGCGAGCGCTACCTCGAGACCGGCCACCACGTCGAGGTGCAGATCATGGCCGATCGGAACGGCACCGTGTGGGCGGTGGGTGAGCGCGAGTGCTCGATCCAGCGTCGCCACCAGAAGATCATCGAGGAATCACCGTCCCCGCTCGTCGAGCGACTCCCGCACGTGCGCGATGCGCTGTTCGAGGCGGCCCGGGCGGCGGCGAGCGCGATCGGGTACATCGGCGCGGGGACGGTCGAATTCCTCGCCACCGACGACGGCGAGTTCTTCTTCCTCGAGGTCAACACCCGACTCCAGGTCGAACATCCCGTCACCGAGGCGACGAGCGGATTGGATCTCGTGCGGTTGCAGTTCGAGATAGCCGCCGGCGCCCCGCTGCCCGCGGACGAGCCGCCGCGCTCGGCGGGACACGCCATCGAGGCACGGCTCTACGCCGAGGTCCCCGCCGCCGACTATCGACCTGCGGCGGGCACGCTGCATGCCCTCGAGTTGCCGGGCCGGGCGCACCGCTTCCGCAGCCCCCACGGCGAGCGGGCGTACGTGCGCATCGACTCCGCGGCCGGCGAGGGGCCGCTCGAAGTCGGTACCGACTACGACCCGATGATCGCGAAGATCATCACCTTTGCCCCCACGCGCGCCGACGCCGTCCGCGCGCTCGCCGCGCAGATCCGAGGTGCCCGGATTCACGGCATCGACACGAACCGCGACCAGCTCGTGCGGATCCTCGACCACCCGGATTTCGCCGAGGGCACCGCGTCCACCGCGTTCCTCGGAGAAGCCGGCGAGGAGGTCCTCGCGCCCGTGGTCGCAGGGGAAGAGCTGGGCCGATGCGCGGTCGCCGCCGCGCTCGCCATCGAGGCCGGCGAGTCCCGCGCGACGTCCGCCGTCATCGCAGCCCATCCCTCGCTGCGCGGATTCCGCAATGTCGGTGCCGCCGAGCGGGCCACCGAGCTCGTGCCCGCGACCGGCGCGGAAGCCCCGGCGGTGCGTGCCGTGCTCACGGCCCGCCGCGCGGGCGCCGAGCCCGAATTCGCCCGGACCGTCGCCGCCAGATCCACCCATGACGCCGGAGGCCCTGCGCGCCCCTGGAGTATCGCGCTCGCCTCGGGGCAGGCCACCGCCGGAGAGGACGAGCTCGTGGCAGGAGCGCTCGCCGCGGTCCTCGGAACCGTCGAGGCACCGGCCGGCGCGGGCGGGACGGAGGCGGAGATCCTCGTGCGCAGCGCCGGACTCGACGGTCGCTACGTCGTCACCGTGCGCGGCGGACAGATCGACGTCGACGGCCCCTCCGGCGCCACCCGGTTCGCGCTCACTCCCCGCCATCCGGATCCCAACGCCGCCGCGAGCGCCGGATCCCTCCTCGCGCCCATGCCCGGCAGCATCATCGGAGTCGACGTTGCCGAGGGCGACGCCGTCACCGCAGGCCAGCAGCTGCTCAGGCTCGAGGCGATGAAGATGGAGCACACCGTCACCGCGCCCGAGGACGGTATTGTCTCCGAACTTCCCGTGTCCGTGGGCGACAAGGTCGACGCCGGGCAGACTCTCGTCGTTATCGACGCGGGAGGCGACCAGGACAGCGACGCAGACAGCGACCGCGGCCGCAGTGCCGCCGGCGAATCGGACCACTAG
- a CDS encoding acyclic terpene utilization AtuA family protein, translated as MSTGTRPVRIGNCSGFYGDRFAAMEEMLSGGDLDVITGDYLAELTMLILGKDTLRDPDLGYARTFLRQLDDCLALALDKGVRIVANAGGLNPHGLAAKVRELAAAQGLDAPVAVVDGDNLIERRDELGVPGAMTANAYLGGFGIARALEEGAAVVITGRVTDASLTVGPAAWWHGWGPERLDEIAGAMAAGHVIECGTQATGGNYAFFDDGEVGDLLWPGFPLAEVAENGDAVIAKHPGTGGAVTVGTVSAQLLYEVASPSYFGPDATLRLDTIDLFQEGRDRVLISGCRGDAPPETYKVATTTVGGWRNEMTFLLTGLDIEAKAALVETQLRARLDPAPEHLEFRLARTDHPDADTEAAASAQLTVVARDKDAASVGKPFSAAAVELALASYPGATPTAPPGKGGPFGVYEPKFIDVTTVEHRLTLPGGEEIVIDPSPLAGEPSRVDETKVEQEGSGGVVPEVGGGSVRAPLGRVAAARSGDKGGDANIGVWVRTDEQWQWLRTALTTEVLRELLPEARELDIERHELPNLRALNFVVHGILGRGVAEGFRFDPQAKGLAEWLRSRVVTIPAHLLPAGYDPRDDGVSAK; from the coding sequence ATGTCCACCGGCACAAGGCCCGTGCGCATCGGCAACTGTTCGGGGTTCTACGGGGACCGCTTCGCCGCGATGGAGGAAATGCTGAGCGGCGGTGACCTCGACGTCATCACCGGCGACTACCTCGCCGAACTCACCATGCTCATCCTCGGCAAGGACACCCTCCGCGACCCCGATCTCGGATACGCGAGGACATTCCTCCGCCAGCTCGACGACTGCCTGGCCCTCGCGCTCGACAAGGGTGTTCGCATCGTCGCCAACGCCGGCGGGCTCAACCCGCACGGTCTCGCCGCCAAGGTTCGCGAGCTCGCCGCGGCCCAGGGGCTCGACGCTCCCGTTGCGGTCGTCGACGGCGACAACCTCATCGAGCGCAGAGACGAGCTCGGCGTGCCGGGTGCGATGACCGCGAACGCCTACCTCGGTGGGTTCGGAATCGCGCGCGCCCTGGAGGAAGGCGCCGCCGTCGTCATCACCGGACGCGTCACCGACGCCTCACTCACCGTCGGACCCGCTGCATGGTGGCACGGGTGGGGGCCGGAACGCCTCGACGAGATAGCCGGGGCGATGGCCGCCGGGCACGTCATCGAATGTGGCACGCAGGCCACCGGCGGCAATTACGCATTCTTCGATGACGGCGAGGTAGGCGACCTCCTGTGGCCGGGCTTTCCGCTGGCGGAGGTCGCGGAAAACGGCGATGCGGTGATCGCCAAGCATCCGGGAACCGGCGGCGCTGTGACGGTGGGAACCGTCTCGGCGCAACTGCTCTACGAGGTCGCCTCGCCCAGCTATTTCGGCCCCGACGCCACTTTGCGGCTCGATACGATCGACCTGTTCCAGGAGGGCCGTGACCGGGTGCTCATCTCCGGGTGCCGAGGCGATGCGCCTCCCGAGACGTACAAGGTCGCCACGACTACGGTCGGCGGATGGCGCAACGAGATGACCTTCCTGCTCACCGGCCTCGATATCGAGGCCAAGGCGGCGCTCGTCGAAACACAGCTTCGCGCGCGGCTCGACCCGGCGCCGGAGCACCTGGAATTTCGTCTCGCCCGCACCGATCATCCCGACGCAGACACCGAAGCGGCGGCCTCGGCGCAACTCACTGTCGTCGCACGAGACAAAGACGCCGCTAGTGTCGGCAAACCCTTCTCGGCCGCAGCGGTCGAGCTCGCGCTCGCCAGCTACCCCGGTGCAACGCCCACCGCGCCTCCCGGCAAGGGCGGCCCGTTCGGCGTCTACGAACCCAAATTCATCGACGTCACCACCGTCGAACACCGCCTCACGCTGCCCGGCGGCGAAGAGATCGTCATCGATCCGTCGCCCCTGGCGGGCGAACCATCGCGGGTAGACGAGACAAAGGTCGAGCAGGAAGGCTCCGGCGGAGTTGTGCCCGAGGTGGGCGGCGGCAGTGTCCGCGCCCCGCTCGGCCGGGTAGCTGCCGCGCGGTCTGGGGACAAGGGCGGCGACGCCAACATCGGCGTGTGGGTGCGCACCGACGAGCAATGGCAGTGGCTGCGCACCGCCCTCACTACCGAGGTGCTGCGCGAGCTGCTCCCCGAGGCCCGTGAACTCGATATCGAGCGCCACGAGCTGCCGAACCTGCGGGCGCTGAATTTCGTGGTCCACGGCATCCTCGGACGCGGCGTCGCCGAGGGCTTTCGCTTCGACCCCCAGGCAAAGGGCCTCGCCGAGTGGCTGCGCTCGCGCGTCGTCACCATTCCCGCGCACCTCCTTCCCGCCGGATACGATCCCCGAGATGACGGGGTGAGCGCGAAATGA
- a CDS encoding TIGR03084 family metal-binding protein: protein MTDNDVTHGIRQSPAPLDGALDTLAALGRQLDELVAAAGDEGWHADTPAEGWDVATQIAHLHWTDRASLAAIGDKAEFDALVEGAMADPEGFVDSGARELALLPRDELVAKWRAGRDELVARLESLDPGTQIAWFGPPMRPKSMAVARIMETFAHGYDVADGLAEVPPGAPVASRAPGFKGTPAEIAALALVARIGYRTRNFSYQMNGEEPPVSDLGLTLAAPDGGTVTFGPEDAEQTVTGSLRDFCLRVTQRIALRDTDLVATGADARRWLDITQAFAGMPGKGRD from the coding sequence GTGACGGACAACGATGTGACCCACGGCATAAGGCAGAGCCCGGCCCCGCTGGACGGCGCGCTGGACACACTGGCCGCACTCGGTCGACAGCTCGACGAGCTCGTTGCGGCAGCGGGGGATGAAGGCTGGCATGCCGACACTCCCGCCGAGGGATGGGATGTGGCGACGCAAATCGCGCACCTCCACTGGACCGACCGGGCGTCGCTCGCGGCGATAGGGGACAAGGCGGAATTCGACGCGCTCGTCGAAGGTGCGATGGCCGACCCCGAGGGCTTCGTCGACTCAGGGGCCAGGGAGCTGGCGCTCCTGCCGCGCGACGAGCTCGTGGCAAAGTGGCGTGCGGGAAGGGATGAGCTGGTTGCTCGGCTCGAATCCCTCGATCCGGGAACGCAGATCGCCTGGTTCGGCCCACCTATGCGGCCGAAGTCGATGGCCGTGGCGCGCATCATGGAGACCTTCGCCCACGGATACGACGTCGCCGACGGTCTCGCCGAGGTACCGCCGGGCGCCCCGGTGGCGAGCCGCGCCCCGGGCTTCAAGGGAACCCCGGCAGAGATCGCCGCGCTGGCTCTCGTCGCCCGCATCGGGTACCGCACGCGGAACTTCTCCTATCAGATGAACGGCGAGGAACCGCCCGTCTCGGATCTCGGTCTCACCCTCGCCGCACCGGATGGCGGCACGGTGACTTTCGGCCCCGAGGACGCGGAGCAGACCGTCACCGGCTCACTGCGCGACTTCTGCCTCCGCGTCACCCAGCGCATCGCCTTACGCGACACCGATCTCGTCGCAACCGGAGCCGACGCCCGCCGCTGGCTCGACATCACTCAAGCGTTCGCCGGGATGCCCGGCAAAGGAAGGGACTGA
- a CDS encoding acyl-CoA carboxylase subunit beta, with amino-acid sequence MTILKSNVDTGAEEFRAAREVMLTRWDEIAAEHAKALEGGGEAKLARHRSRGKLTARERIDSILDVGSPFLEVGALAGWGSDFHVGGSVIAGIGTVSGVECLLVANDPTIRGGTSNPWTLRKTLHCNHIAERNNLPVISLVESGGADLQTQKEVFIPGGQIFRDLTRLSKKGIPTIAVVYGNSTAGGAYIPGMSDHTVLIDGQSKVFLAGPPLVKAATGEIADDETLGGAGLHARESGLGDYLAADELDAARIARGIVRRLGHSKQGPAPRPAFDEPLYDPEELLGIVGEDLKVPVDPRDVIARVVDGSDFDEFKPLYGSSLVTGWAEIHGYPVGILANARGILFSEEAQKATQFIELANRYDRPLIFMHNTTGYMVGSEYERGGMIKHGSMMINAVANSEVPHISLITAASYGAGNYGMCGRAFDPRFLFTWPSAKCAVMGSEQLADVVTTVASGAAASRGTPISESDLAAMRDFAVAQVEEQSTPLFLSGLLYDDGVIDPRDTRAVLALSLSAIHTAPVEGTDSFGVFRM; translated from the coding sequence ATGACCATATTGAAATCGAACGTCGACACCGGCGCCGAGGAATTCCGCGCCGCCCGTGAGGTCATGCTCACCCGCTGGGACGAGATCGCCGCCGAACACGCCAAGGCACTCGAGGGCGGCGGCGAGGCGAAACTCGCCAGGCACCGCAGCCGCGGAAAACTCACCGCGCGCGAACGCATCGACTCGATTCTCGACGTCGGCTCCCCGTTCCTCGAAGTCGGCGCGCTCGCCGGGTGGGGGTCGGACTTTCACGTCGGCGGTTCGGTGATCGCGGGCATCGGCACCGTCTCCGGCGTCGAATGCCTACTCGTCGCCAACGACCCGACGATCCGTGGCGGCACCTCGAACCCGTGGACGCTGCGCAAGACGCTGCACTGCAATCACATCGCCGAACGCAACAACCTGCCGGTGATCAGCCTCGTCGAATCCGGCGGCGCCGACCTGCAGACACAGAAGGAGGTGTTCATCCCCGGCGGGCAGATCTTCCGTGACCTCACCCGCCTGTCGAAGAAGGGGATACCCACGATCGCCGTGGTCTACGGCAACTCCACAGCGGGCGGTGCCTACATCCCGGGAATGAGCGACCACACCGTCCTCATCGACGGCCAGTCCAAGGTGTTTCTCGCCGGTCCTCCGCTGGTCAAGGCCGCCACGGGAGAGATCGCCGACGACGAGACACTCGGCGGCGCCGGCCTCCACGCGCGCGAATCGGGGCTCGGCGACTACCTCGCGGCCGACGAGCTCGACGCCGCGCGCATCGCGCGCGGCATCGTCCGCCGGCTCGGCCACTCCAAGCAGGGCCCGGCGCCCCGGCCGGCATTCGACGAGCCGCTCTACGACCCCGAGGAGCTGCTCGGCATCGTCGGCGAGGACCTCAAGGTTCCCGTCGATCCGCGCGACGTCATCGCCCGCGTCGTCGACGGTTCCGACTTCGATGAATTCAAACCCCTCTACGGTTCCTCGCTGGTCACCGGTTGGGCCGAGATTCACGGATATCCGGTCGGGATTCTCGCCAATGCACGCGGCATCCTGTTCTCCGAGGAGGCGCAGAAGGCGACGCAGTTCATCGAGCTCGCCAACCGCTACGACCGCCCGCTCATCTTCATGCACAACACCACCGGCTACATGGTCGGCTCCGAATACGAGCGCGGCGGGATGATCAAGCACGGTTCGATGATGATCAACGCCGTCGCCAACTCCGAGGTGCCCCACATCTCGCTCATCACCGCGGCGTCGTACGGCGCCGGCAATTACGGCATGTGCGGCCGGGCATTCGACCCGAGATTCCTGTTCACCTGGCCGAGTGCGAAGTGCGCCGTCATGGGTTCGGAGCAATTGGCGGACGTCGTGACCACGGTCGCCTCCGGCGCCGCGGCCTCGCGGGGAACGCCGATCAGCGAGTCGGACCTCGCCGCGATGCGCGACTTCGCGGTGGCCCAGGTCGAGGAGCAATCGACCCCGTTGTTCCTGTCGGGATTGCTGTATGACGACGGAGTGATCGACCCCAGGGACACCCGCGCAGTCCTGGCCCTGAGCCTGTCCGCGATCCACACCGCGCCCGTAGAGGGCACGGATTCCTTCGGCGTTTTCCGGATGTGA